Proteins encoded in a region of the Planococcus shixiaomingii genome:
- a CDS encoding InlB B-repeat-containing protein — MLKKCLSIFMIMILLLGIAPTKFFSTGANAEESIGLQAEVPVGYIGIYSPEDLQKVRGNLSGKYIMMNDIDLTEATIEGGALYNNGAGWSPIGNATTPFVGIFDGNGYKITGLKMSLISDQIIYAGLFGYAKKAKIMNLGMEDSVIFAENTSMDSATSQVYAGGIVGYGYNLTVSNNYNAGNISAESVFSGYAGGIVGFIYTDYNVFSSISDSFNSGEVYAKTSTGGIVGEASRTNFRNVSNKGSISTKTGRYTGGIVGELTSTSSVVSASNLGEIQSGTNGGGIVGYLSSSSISDSYNEGQLTSTVSSSESGGIVGYVSGSSTLKNVYNTGAISSSASSTDGGGIAGTLGGNSSIVEAYNTGDINVQSYAAGIVGVLYTNTIISKSYNTGNMSGYIAGGISAWASNTTIQDSFNTGVVKARHVGGGILGMGTNSTIKNTYNSNMVVPGTYYSSATGGIAGNFEGVIENSLYFDKVQSGVGKGSADGTFKKTIGQLKDVSAYNGFDFSEIWKFDENSLFNFPSLSGLPSPEVEKNLDISISSLPVKTFYVQGEEFDLTGAKIRVMKTHGEDFEIDITKDMIISPDLSRSGNQTIKVAYEGLSTSFDIIVKAKYTVTFRDHDLRVLKTETVIAGNAATAPELPVREGYTFSGWSTDFSKVNSSLVVTAKYTINSYTIKYMDGETVLNSVVYRSDQQVAYPDHPVKSGYTFVSWYEDADFKKTYEYNNKLSEDKIVFARFSENLDAVQNFKVANAGFDKVKVTWNKVEGADGYVVYHEDSTNAGTSYGSHIGADEESHIVYGLKPNTTYYIRIHAYKIIDGHWVDGPTSQSISVKPVLLAATNVKAAPSGYDKATITWGISSEAYGYEVHRSTSATGTYSLVGTVTSDSKLSYTNNGLTPGKTYYYKVRAYGIASGGKKVYSAFSNSVSAKPELTTVSAKAIAAGYNKNKVSWSKVSGANGYVVYRATSKSGTYSTVKTITSGSLLSYENSGLTAGKTYYYKVRAYRTVSGKSAYGPYSSIVSAVPALASPLKLTTAKTSSTSIIASWSKVNEASGYELYRATSKSGTYTKVKTQTSGSSISYTNTSLSKGKTYYYKVRAYRTVSGKKIYSPYTTIVSTKL, encoded by the coding sequence ATGTTAAAAAAATGCTTAAGCATCTTTATGATAATGATTTTGCTGCTAGGAATTGCACCGACTAAATTTTTCTCGACTGGAGCGAATGCAGAAGAATCGATTGGCTTACAAGCAGAAGTGCCGGTCGGTTATATTGGCATTTATTCGCCAGAAGATCTTCAAAAAGTAAGAGGGAACTTAAGTGGAAAATATATCATGATGAATGATATTGATTTAACTGAAGCTACCATTGAAGGTGGAGCCCTTTATAACAATGGAGCAGGCTGGTCACCAATTGGGAATGCAACTACTCCGTTTGTTGGAATTTTTGATGGAAACGGCTATAAAATTACGGGATTAAAGATGTCCTTAATATCAGATCAAATTATTTACGCTGGATTGTTTGGATATGCTAAAAAGGCAAAAATAATGAATTTAGGAATGGAAGATTCCGTTATCTTTGCTGAAAACACCTCAATGGATTCCGCTACTTCACAAGTATATGCAGGAGGAATCGTGGGTTATGGATATAACTTAACCGTATCTAATAATTACAATGCAGGAAATATTTCTGCCGAATCTGTTTTCAGTGGGTATGCAGGAGGGATAGTAGGTTTCATCTATACCGATTATAATGTCTTCTCTTCGATATCTGACAGTTTCAACTCTGGTGAAGTTTATGCTAAAACTTCAACTGGAGGAATAGTGGGTGAAGCGAGCCGGACCAACTTTAGAAATGTCTCTAACAAAGGATCAATATCAACTAAAACAGGTAGATATACCGGAGGCATAGTCGGTGAGTTGACGTCTACTTCTTCAGTTGTCTCTGCTTCTAATTTGGGGGAAATTCAATCCGGTACTAATGGAGGCGGGATAGTTGGATATTTGTCATCTTCTTCTATAAGTGATAGTTATAATGAAGGGCAGCTTACTAGCACAGTTAGCTCCTCAGAAAGCGGCGGTATTGTCGGTTATGTAAGTGGTTCTTCAACTTTGAAGAACGTTTACAATACTGGTGCAATTAGCAGTTCAGCTTCGTCTACTGATGGAGGAGGAATTGCCGGTACTCTTGGTGGCAATTCGTCAATAGTAGAAGCTTATAATACTGGAGATATTAATGTGCAATCCTATGCTGCAGGAATTGTAGGAGTACTTTATACAAATACTATTATTAGCAAATCATATAACACTGGAAATATGAGTGGGTATATTGCAGGGGGAATTAGTGCTTGGGCTTCGAACACAACCATTCAAGACAGTTTTAATACAGGAGTTGTAAAGGCCAGGCATGTAGGCGGAGGAATTCTAGGGATGGGAACGAACAGTACCATCAAAAATACCTACAATTCCAATATGGTTGTTCCTGGCACTTATTATTCTTCTGCTACCGGTGGAATAGCAGGGAATTTTGAAGGAGTTATTGAAAATAGTCTTTATTTTGATAAAGTCCAAAGCGGTGTTGGAAAAGGATCAGCTGATGGTACTTTCAAAAAAACGATCGGTCAGTTGAAGGACGTTTCCGCGTATAATGGTTTTGATTTTTCTGAGATATGGAAGTTTGATGAGAATTCGCTATTCAACTTTCCTTCATTAAGTGGATTACCGAGTCCCGAAGTAGAGAAAAACTTGGACATTTCAATTTCTTCGTTACCGGTAAAGACCTTCTATGTACAGGGAGAAGAATTTGATTTAACTGGAGCAAAAATTAGAGTAATGAAAACGCATGGCGAAGATTTTGAAATTGATATTACCAAAGATATGATTATTTCACCTGACTTAAGCAGGTCTGGAAACCAAACAATCAAAGTAGCTTATGAAGGACTATCCACTTCTTTTGACATCATTGTTAAAGCAAAGTATACAGTCACATTCAGAGACCATGATTTGCGTGTATTAAAAACAGAAACCGTAATCGCTGGAAATGCAGCTACAGCTCCAGAATTGCCGGTACGAGAAGGTTATACTTTTTCGGGGTGGAGTACAGATTTTAGTAAAGTGAATTCCTCTTTGGTTGTAACTGCAAAGTATACGATTAATTCATATACCATTAAATACATGGATGGAGAGACAGTGCTGAATTCGGTTGTTTATCGTTCCGATCAACAAGTCGCGTATCCTGACCACCCTGTAAAATCTGGATATACCTTTGTTTCATGGTACGAGGATGCTGATTTCAAAAAAACGTATGAATATAATAACAAGCTCAGTGAAGACAAAATAGTGTTTGCTAGGTTTAGTGAAAATTTAGATGCTGTCCAAAATTTTAAAGTAGCGAATGCCGGGTTCGACAAAGTAAAAGTAACTTGGAACAAGGTAGAAGGTGCAGATGGCTACGTCGTTTATCATGAAGATTCAACAAATGCAGGTACTTCTTACGGCTCCCATATAGGGGCAGATGAGGAAAGCCACATTGTTTATGGCTTGAAGCCAAATACAACTTATTATATTAGAATTCACGCATACAAAATAATAGACGGTCATTGGGTAGATGGCCCAACTTCTCAATCTATTAGCGTTAAACCGGTTTTATTAGCAGCGACAAACGTGAAAGCTGCTCCCTCTGGTTATGATAAAGCGACAATCACATGGGGGATATCTAGTGAAGCTTACGGGTATGAAGTGCACCGGTCCACTTCAGCTACTGGCACTTACAGTTTGGTTGGCACCGTCACAAGCGATTCTAAGCTCAGCTATACAAATAATGGATTAACACCAGGAAAAACCTATTATTATAAAGTAAGAGCTTATGGCATAGCGAGTGGCGGAAAGAAGGTATACAGCGCCTTTTCGAATAGCGTTAGCGCAAAGCCCGAGCTGACTACTGTTTCTGCTAAAGCGATTGCGGCGGGATATAATAAGAACAAAGTGAGCTGGTCAAAAGTCAGCGGTGCGAATGGATACGTGGTGTACCGGGCAACTTCGAAATCCGGCACGTATAGCACTGTCAAAACTATCACGAGCGGCAGTTTGTTAAGTTACGAGAACAGTGGTTTAACGGCCGGAAAAACCTACTATTACAAAGTTCGAGCTTACCGGACAGTTAGCGGGAAAAGTGCCTATGGTCCGTACTCCAGCATCGTCAGCGCTGTACCGGCTTTAGCAAGTCCTTTAAAACTGACAACTGCGAAAACAAGCAGTACGTCCATCATAGCTTCTTGGAGTAAAGTAAACGAAGCTAGCGGCTATGAATTGTACCGCGCAACCAGCAAATCGGGAACTTACACGAAAGTAAAAACCCAAACTTCTGGATCTTCAATAAGCTATACAAATACGAGCTTAAGCAAAGGTAAGACCTACTATTACAAAGTGCGAGCTTATCGGACTGTTAGTGGCAAAAAGATATACAGTCCTTACACAACTATTGTTTCAACTAAACTATAA